The following proteins are co-located in the Parafannyhessea umbonata genome:
- a CDS encoding zinc-ribbon domain-containing protein, whose translation MFGINSYGYGGYGYNSNPLGQLFGFGAAEGVLILVAFIAAIVLTVMGYKRFISDKNELHLSFKDKKSWGPFLRFDILLIDKILKALYIFNALFILFACASVALSSLSFGFGAFLGSLVGMALLCIVLEILLRVGYEFAILNVMIARNTSDIRRKLFSDASSAPATPAPAPTPSPAPVAPVAPAPAPEAPVASAPEPVPTPEPDAFETAPTTVLDRSNQAPADPAPVAPTEVAPKTSFCPNCGAPVEPGDHFCGECGHKLD comes from the coding sequence ATGTTTGGAATCAACTCGTACGGCTACGGGGGCTACGGCTACAACAGCAACCCCTTGGGGCAGCTCTTTGGCTTCGGCGCAGCAGAGGGCGTGCTCATACTCGTCGCGTTCATCGCGGCCATCGTACTCACGGTCATGGGCTACAAGCGCTTCATCTCCGATAAGAACGAGCTCCACCTGAGCTTCAAGGACAAAAAGAGCTGGGGTCCGTTCCTGCGCTTCGACATCCTGCTCATCGACAAGATCCTGAAGGCGCTCTACATCTTTAACGCCCTGTTCATCCTGTTTGCCTGCGCATCGGTTGCCCTGAGCTCCCTCAGCTTTGGCTTCGGCGCGTTTTTGGGCTCTCTTGTGGGCATGGCCCTGCTGTGCATCGTGCTCGAGATCCTGCTCCGCGTGGGCTACGAGTTCGCGATACTGAACGTCATGATCGCGCGCAACACCTCGGATATCAGGCGCAAGCTCTTTAGCGACGCGTCCTCCGCGCCCGCGACGCCCGCTCCGGCACCGACTCCCTCGCCCGCGCCGGTTGCCCCCGTCGCTCCGGCTCCCGCACCCGAGGCGCCCGTCGCTTCCGCACCCGAGCCTGTGCCGACGCCCGAGCCCGACGCCTTCGAGACCGCGCCCACGACGGTGCTCGACCGCTCCAACCAGGCTCCCGCGGACCCCGCTCCCGTGGCTCCCACGGAGGTCGCACCCAAGACGTCGTTCTGCCCCAACTGCGGCGCCCCCGTCGAGCCGGGCGACCACTTCTGCGGCGAGTGCGGCCACAAGCTCGACTGA
- a CDS encoding RluA family pseudouridine synthase: MTAAGAACAGGVQAAGAGGGLVAGGLATYLDAEDGVGGRPRQVRYRVEASCTAQGLLAALVRSKPVVARTFEAGALSCGGAALRRQDALAPGVVVTLALAPADAPHAGAASAAGARGREEPRVLYRDPFLMAVDKPAGILVHGDGTGARTLTDDVAALLAREGVPSAPQAVQRLDVDTTGVVLFSLAPEFQPALDALVASHGMRKRYLAVVEGSFDAGVRRMDAPIGRDRHDARRMRVSAGGKPALTLVTVLARRGGRSLLLLELGTGRRHQIRVHLAHAGHPIVGDALYGRAAGGRSGGRAAGAGGLMLHAVCEELTHPATGEALRLEAGWPARFGKFFSPLDYDAGARC; the protein is encoded by the coding sequence GTGACGGCGGCTGGCGCGGCCTGCGCGGGTGGCGTGCAGGCCGCGGGCGCGGGAGGCGGGCTCGTGGCCGGCGGGCTTGCGACGTACCTGGACGCGGAGGACGGCGTGGGCGGACGACCGCGGCAGGTGCGCTACCGCGTGGAGGCGTCGTGTACGGCGCAGGGGCTTCTCGCGGCGCTCGTGCGCTCGAAGCCGGTGGTGGCGCGCACGTTCGAGGCGGGTGCGCTTTCGTGCGGGGGCGCGGCGCTCCGGCGACAGGACGCGCTTGCGCCGGGCGTCGTGGTGACGCTGGCGCTGGCGCCGGCGGACGCACCGCATGCGGGTGCCGCCAGCGCCGCGGGCGCGCGCGGGCGAGAAGAGCCTCGCGTCCTGTATCGCGACCCGTTTCTGATGGCGGTTGACAAGCCGGCCGGCATTCTGGTGCACGGGGACGGCACCGGCGCGCGGACGCTGACGGATGACGTGGCCGCGCTGCTTGCGCGCGAGGGGGTTCCTTCCGCGCCGCAGGCCGTGCAGAGGCTGGACGTGGACACCACTGGCGTCGTGCTCTTCTCGCTTGCGCCGGAGTTCCAGCCGGCGCTCGACGCGCTGGTCGCCTCGCACGGCATGCGCAAGCGCTACCTGGCCGTTGTGGAGGGCTCGTTTGACGCGGGCGTGCGCCGGATGGACGCGCCGATTGGGCGCGACAGGCACGACGCGCGGCGCATGCGCGTGAGCGCGGGAGGCAAGCCGGCCCTCACGCTCGTGACGGTGCTCGCGCGGCGCGGCGGGAGGTCGCTTTTGCTGCTTGAGCTGGGAACGGGGCGGCGCCACCAGATTCGCGTTCACCTTGCGCACGCAGGACATCCCATCGTGGGCGACGCGCTGTACGGACGCGCGGCGGGCGGCCGTTCGGGTGGCCGTGCGGCGGGGGCGGGCGGCCTCATGCTCCACGCGGTGTGCGAGGAGCTCACCCACCCCGCGACCGGAGAGGCGCTGCGCCTTGAGGCGGGGTGGCCGGCCCGCTTTGGGAAGTTCTTCTCGCCTTTGGACTATGATGCGGGGGCGCGTTGCTAG
- the istA gene encoding IS21 family transposase, translating to MTVPLDTRQAIRELDAGGASRSQIARELHVSRNTVRKYADMEDMSPAAPVSARPHPAIDADAAWVDSVLEADLGAPRKQRHTAKRIYDRLVEERGYAGSYSTVCRYVGEWRRGHSRSPREGYLELAWEPGTAQVDYGSFRAVVAGVPRTLRLLVVTLPHSNARFCVAMELERSECLCWGLRLVFEWAGRAPRVLVLDNATEAGRMLRGIVTESELFSHFRAHYRCEVRFCNPHSGNEKGSVENAVGFLRRNLLVPVPEAASVDELNEGLRAGCERINAGARNRAGAPTPEALREDLAGMLALPGAPFDAVRWTHARADKRGYVRVDGNLYCVGPAWHDRELVVGVRARSVEVLADRGRRVATLARSFGEGETVRNPASLIPALVARPRAFGESTIRRDMPGALVGELDRCDKAGRRKALRAIGRASEHSGFGAACEAAARIFAGGRVPDDASCDALARRVAAGGPEPGQADLAVYDGFLGEAARDAE from the coding sequence ATGACCGTGCCCCTTGACACAAGACAGGCTATCAGGGAACTGGACGCCGGTGGTGCGTCCAGGTCGCAGATAGCGCGCGAGCTCCATGTGAGCCGCAACACCGTCCGCAAGTACGCGGACATGGAGGACATGTCGCCGGCCGCGCCCGTGAGCGCGAGGCCGCACCCCGCGATCGACGCCGACGCCGCGTGGGTGGACTCCGTCCTGGAGGCCGACCTCGGCGCGCCCAGGAAGCAGCGCCACACGGCGAAGAGGATCTACGACAGGCTGGTGGAGGAGCGCGGCTACGCGGGCTCCTACTCGACCGTGTGCCGATACGTGGGCGAGTGGAGGCGCGGGCACTCGCGCTCCCCGCGCGAGGGCTACCTCGAGCTCGCCTGGGAGCCCGGCACCGCGCAGGTCGACTACGGGTCGTTCCGCGCGGTCGTCGCGGGCGTCCCGCGCACCCTCAGGCTCCTCGTCGTGACGCTGCCCCACTCGAACGCCCGCTTCTGCGTGGCAATGGAGCTCGAGAGGTCCGAGTGCCTCTGCTGGGGCCTGCGCCTCGTCTTCGAGTGGGCCGGGCGGGCCCCGCGCGTCCTCGTGCTCGACAACGCCACGGAGGCCGGGCGCATGCTCCGCGGCATCGTCACCGAGTCCGAGCTGTTCTCGCACTTCAGGGCCCACTACCGCTGCGAGGTCCGCTTCTGCAACCCGCACTCCGGCAACGAGAAGGGCTCCGTCGAGAACGCCGTGGGGTTCCTCCGCCGGAACCTGCTCGTCCCCGTGCCCGAGGCCGCCTCGGTCGACGAGCTCAACGAGGGGCTCAGGGCCGGCTGCGAGCGGATCAACGCCGGCGCGAGGAACAGGGCCGGGGCGCCCACGCCGGAGGCGCTCCGCGAGGACCTCGCCGGGATGCTGGCCCTGCCGGGCGCGCCCTTCGACGCGGTCAGGTGGACGCACGCGCGCGCCGACAAGCGCGGCTACGTGCGCGTGGACGGCAACCTCTACTGCGTCGGGCCCGCCTGGCACGACCGCGAGCTCGTGGTGGGCGTGCGCGCCAGGTCGGTCGAGGTCCTCGCCGACCGGGGCAGGCGCGTCGCCACGCTCGCGCGCAGCTTCGGTGAGGGCGAGACCGTGAGGAACCCGGCGTCGCTGATCCCGGCGCTGGTGGCGAGGCCGAGGGCCTTCGGGGAGTCGACCATCAGGCGCGACATGCCCGGGGCGCTCGTGGGAGAGCTCGACCGCTGCGACAAGGCCGGGAGGAGGAAGGCCCTCAGGGCGATAGGGAGGGCGTCCGAGCACTCCGGCTTCGGCGCCGCCTGCGAGGCGGCCGCGAGGATCTTCGCGGGCGGCAGGGTCCCGGACGACGCGTCCTGCGACGCGCTCGCGAGGCGCGTGGCCGCGGGCGGCCCCGAGCCGGGGCAGGCCGACCTCGCCGTCTACGACGGCTTCCTCGGGGAGGCGGCGCGGGATGCAGAGTAG
- a CDS encoding IS481 family transposase: MFQHSNSRLTPRGRQRLVERVRAGESVSAVAREAGVSRQTAHKWIARAEAGEPLSDRRSRPSRLARLTPPDVEARVVGARRARLLAPLALAAETGVPARTCARIVARNGLPRLADVDRVTGEPRRRGPVTPRRYERERPGELVHVDVKKVARVPDGGGWRARGADALRHADSGAGTACLHVAVDDRSRVAYAELLGDERKETCVAFMGRARDFYRGLGVEVERVMTDNGPGYRSRLFNEWLAASGIEHRYTRPYSPWQNGKVERMNRTLAQEWQYARAYASEGERAAALSPFIDRYNWARPHGACGGLPPMSRIVGVNNVMAHNN; encoded by the coding sequence TTGTTCCAGCATTCTAACTCACGGCTCACGCCCCGCGGGCGGCAGAGGCTCGTCGAGCGCGTCCGCGCCGGCGAGAGCGTGTCCGCCGTCGCCCGGGAGGCGGGCGTGAGCAGGCAGACGGCCCACAAGTGGATCGCGAGGGCCGAGGCGGGCGAGCCGCTGTCGGACCGCCGCAGCCGCCCCTCGCGCCTCGCGAGGCTCACGCCCCCCGACGTCGAGGCGAGGGTCGTGGGGGCCCGCCGCGCCCGCCTGCTCGCCCCGCTCGCCCTCGCCGCCGAGACCGGGGTGCCCGCACGCACCTGCGCCAGGATCGTCGCGCGCAACGGCCTGCCGCGCCTGGCCGACGTCGACCGCGTGACCGGCGAGCCCAGGAGGCGCGGCCCCGTGACCCCGCGCCGCTACGAGAGGGAGAGGCCCGGCGAGCTCGTGCACGTGGACGTAAAGAAGGTCGCGAGGGTCCCCGACGGCGGCGGCTGGAGGGCGCGCGGCGCCGACGCCCTGCGCCACGCCGACTCTGGGGCGGGCACCGCCTGCCTGCACGTGGCGGTCGACGACAGGAGCAGGGTGGCCTACGCCGAGCTGCTCGGCGACGAGCGCAAGGAGACCTGCGTCGCGTTCATGGGTCGCGCCCGGGACTTCTACCGCGGCCTCGGCGTCGAGGTCGAGCGCGTGATGACCGACAACGGGCCGGGGTACCGCTCTCGGCTGTTCAACGAGTGGCTCGCGGCGTCCGGCATCGAGCACAGGTACACCAGGCCCTACAGCCCCTGGCAGAACGGGAAAGTGGAGCGAATGAACAGGACGCTCGCGCAGGAGTGGCAGTACGCGCGCGCCTACGCGAGCGAGGGTGAGAGGGCGGCAGCCCTCTCACCCTTCATCGACCGCTACAATTGGGCCAGGCCCCACGGCGCCTGCGGCGGCCTCCCGCCGATGTCACGCATCGTCGGTGTAAACAACGTCATGGCACACAACAACTAG
- the istB gene encoding IS21-like element helper ATPase IstB — translation MQSSASVADAVVEAGKRCSLTKSVLAEWARRGTPRQVEYLLGYLEAEGASRDASKRAQLLRRCALPQAKTFEGYDWSCVSWPDGFGRDDLLSLSFLGGREDLVLMGDVGTGKTHMAEALCVLACQSARPARFFTASSLVGRLRRARDEGRLDRELAQVGRAELLVVDELGFLPLDVDGARLLFQVVSQAYETQSVVFTTNLEFSRWGSVFGDDQMAAAVIDRVVHHGRLLQFRGESYRVRHALMSPDGGGAE, via the coding sequence ATGCAGAGTAGCGCGAGCGTGGCGGACGCGGTCGTGGAGGCCGGCAAGAGGTGCTCGCTCACGAAGTCCGTGCTCGCGGAGTGGGCCAGGAGGGGCACGCCCAGGCAGGTCGAGTACCTCCTCGGCTACCTCGAGGCCGAGGGCGCGAGCAGGGACGCCTCGAAGAGGGCGCAGCTCCTGAGGAGGTGCGCCCTGCCGCAGGCCAAGACCTTCGAGGGCTACGACTGGTCGTGCGTGTCCTGGCCGGACGGCTTCGGCAGGGACGACCTGCTCTCGCTGTCGTTCCTGGGCGGCCGCGAGGACCTCGTGCTCATGGGCGACGTCGGCACGGGCAAGACCCACATGGCCGAGGCGCTCTGCGTGCTGGCGTGCCAGTCGGCGCGGCCCGCGCGCTTCTTCACCGCCTCCTCGCTCGTCGGCAGGCTGCGCCGGGCCCGCGACGAGGGCAGGCTCGACCGCGAGCTCGCCCAGGTCGGCCGTGCCGAGCTGCTGGTCGTCGACGAGCTCGGGTTCCTCCCGCTCGACGTCGACGGGGCCAGGCTGCTCTTCCAGGTGGTCTCGCAGGCCTACGAGACGCAGTCCGTCGTCTTCACGACCAACCTGGAGTTCTCGAGGTGGGGGTCCGTCTTCGGCGACGACCAGATGGCCGCGGCCGTGATCGACCGCGTCGTCCACCACGGCAGGCTCCTCCAGTTCAGGGGCGAGTCCTACCGCGTGAGGCACGCGCTGATGTCCCCGGACGGGGGCGGCGCGGAGTAG
- a CDS encoding Na+/H+ antiporter NhaC family protein → MVEAGILLTFALVLLAGIVLGAPLLPLLVFGMLLFASYGLWRGFSAREVARMAASGLKSVGSVLTLFVLIGALTASWRAAGTIPAITCWSATLVSPRNLVLLSFLLTSAMSMLVGSSYAAAATVGVICMTIATAMKADVALVGGAILAGAFVGDRCSPMSSSAALVASITKTQVFDNVRRMVRTGVVPFALCCVVYGIAGMTSSGSAVRPSFAGSFASSFDLGWIVIVPTVLILVLSLLKVSVKRTMVASLVAALLVCVFVQHVSVAELPAILAFGYKCKNMAIARMVNGGGIVSMLHIALVVGVASTYSGIFRETGLLLGLRDYVDKVARHSTPFVSVLLTSIATCVIACDQVVALMLTCQLCEGTERDGSALALDLENSAAVIPSVIPWSTSCVGIVAFVGMPMTSILWNCLSVLIPLWTLAISMYQHSHAGFSDTHTARLLGLDRRDDARRLARAA, encoded by the coding sequence ATGGTCGAGGCGGGCATTCTTCTTACGTTTGCGCTGGTGCTTCTGGCGGGCATCGTGCTGGGGGCGCCGCTTCTGCCCCTGCTGGTGTTTGGCATGCTGCTGTTTGCGAGCTACGGCCTGTGGCGCGGCTTCTCCGCACGCGAGGTGGCGCGCATGGCGGCCAGCGGCCTCAAGTCCGTCGGGAGCGTGCTCACGCTCTTCGTGCTCATCGGCGCCCTCACCGCAAGCTGGCGCGCCGCGGGCACCATCCCGGCGATCACCTGCTGGTCCGCAACGCTCGTGAGCCCCAGGAACCTCGTCCTTCTCAGCTTCCTGCTCACGTCCGCCATGTCCATGCTCGTGGGCAGCTCGTACGCCGCGGCCGCCACGGTCGGCGTCATCTGCATGACGATCGCCACCGCCATGAAGGCGGACGTCGCGCTGGTGGGCGGCGCCATCCTCGCCGGCGCGTTCGTGGGCGACCGCTGCTCCCCCATGTCCTCCTCCGCCGCGCTCGTCGCCAGCATCACCAAGACGCAGGTGTTCGACAACGTGCGCCGCATGGTCCGCACGGGCGTCGTGCCGTTTGCGCTGTGCTGCGTCGTCTATGGCATCGCGGGCATGACCAGCTCCGGCAGCGCCGTGAGGCCGTCGTTCGCCGGCTCGTTCGCGTCCTCGTTCGACCTCGGCTGGATCGTGATCGTGCCCACCGTCCTCATCCTCGTGCTGTCGCTCCTGAAGGTGAGCGTCAAGAGGACCATGGTCGCGAGCCTAGTGGCCGCACTTCTCGTCTGCGTCTTCGTGCAGCACGTGAGCGTCGCGGAGCTGCCGGCCATCCTCGCGTTTGGCTACAAGTGCAAGAACATGGCCATCGCGCGCATGGTCAACGGCGGCGGCATCGTCTCTATGCTCCACATCGCGCTCGTCGTGGGCGTGGCGTCCACGTACTCCGGCATCTTCCGCGAGACCGGCCTGCTCCTGGGCCTGCGCGACTACGTCGACAAGGTCGCGCGCCACTCCACCCCGTTCGTGAGCGTGCTGCTCACGAGCATCGCCACGTGCGTCATCGCGTGCGACCAGGTCGTGGCCCTCATGCTCACGTGCCAGCTATGCGAGGGCACGGAGCGCGACGGGTCCGCCCTCGCGCTCGACCTCGAGAACAGCGCCGCCGTCATCCCGTCCGTCATCCCCTGGTCCACCTCGTGCGTCGGCATCGTCGCGTTTGTGGGCATGCCCATGACGAGCATCCTCTGGAACTGCCTCAGCGTCCTCATCCCCCTGTGGACGCTCGCGATCTCCATGTACCAGCACTCCCACGCCGGCTTCAGCGACACGCACACGGCGCGCCTGCTGGGCCTTGACCGCCGCGACGACGCGCGCCGCCTGGCAAGGGCTGCGTAG
- a CDS encoding zinc ribbon domain-containing protein, with the protein MATRFCTSCGAPIQPGKKFCARCGAPVADASSAPDATIAQATAPAGVPTSQAKRKLGTGTIVAIVAAALLALALVFLIAWSASGNALPWQARDGQAQGVAGEKSEAAKGKADRKKAAEAKRKAEEAKAKAEEKAEEEAERKAEAAAQAQRDAEKSATDAQFKAQILPYYNRLGDYDSRIASCATTFNTIYLSTDFSKRYAAAQECYALEQSIQSDATSFSSIQVPEGSSYATQHAAVMRCLNDLQSRIACISNAWTTDLVYEDPAPYKEEILRPIADGKDPNTGKVIALQDYQEVYPTIKF; encoded by the coding sequence ATGGCGACTCGCTTCTGCACAAGCTGTGGAGCACCTATTCAGCCCGGCAAGAAGTTCTGCGCAAGGTGCGGCGCCCCGGTCGCAGACGCATCGTCCGCGCCAGACGCCACGATCGCGCAAGCCACTGCACCAGCGGGCGTCCCGACGTCGCAGGCCAAACGGAAGCTTGGCACGGGAACCATCGTTGCCATCGTGGCGGCGGCCCTTCTCGCCCTTGCGCTCGTGTTCCTGATCGCGTGGAGCGCAAGTGGCAACGCTCTGCCGTGGCAGGCACGCGACGGGCAGGCCCAGGGGGTCGCGGGCGAGAAGAGCGAGGCTGCCAAGGGCAAGGCAGACCGGAAGAAGGCGGCCGAGGCCAAGAGGAAGGCCGAGGAGGCGAAGGCCAAGGCGGAGGAGAAGGCCGAGGAGGAGGCCGAGCGCAAGGCCGAGGCGGCGGCCCAGGCGCAGCGCGATGCCGAGAAGAGTGCGACGGACGCGCAGTTCAAGGCTCAGATTCTGCCGTACTACAACAGGCTGGGCGACTACGACTCCCGCATCGCGAGCTGCGCGACCACGTTCAACACCATCTACCTGAGCACCGACTTCAGCAAGCGCTACGCCGCGGCGCAGGAGTGCTACGCCCTGGAGCAGAGCATCCAGAGCGACGCGACCTCGTTCTCGAGCATCCAGGTTCCCGAGGGCAGCTCGTACGCCACGCAGCACGCCGCGGTCATGCGCTGCCTCAACGACCTGCAGTCACGCATTGCGTGCATATCGAACGCGTGGACGACCGACCTCGTCTACGAGGACCCCGCCCCGTACAAGGAAGAGATCCTGAGGCCGATCGCCGACGGCAAGGACCCCAACACGGGCAAGGTGATCGCGCTGCAGGACTACCAGGAGGTCTATCCGACCATCAAGTTCTAG
- a CDS encoding IS110 family transposase, whose translation MLYSTSIGLDVHARSISAAAFVFETGEVVQRTFGYDPDAVAAWAASLPQPAGCLYESGPTGFDLQRRLVALGLPCHVGAVSKMVRPSGDRVKTDRRDALFLSRLLAVGEFVECAPPTPAMEAARDLSRAREDAREALMRARHQLSKFLLRKGHVWPKGRSTWTRAHREWLRSIELDDPCERLVLEEYVAQVRECEERRDRLDSAIAERSGADDLAGVTSRLRALRGVSTVTAFGIAVEIGDFSRFASPRALMSYVGLVPSESSSGETTSRGGITKTGNSHVRRLLVEAAWHHARPLSPASETDVASSAGLPAEAAGIAARANRRLHRRYLDLRAKGKGANVTNVAVARELVGFCWALALCG comes from the coding sequence ATGTTGTACTCTACCAGCATCGGCCTTGACGTGCACGCCCGTTCCATCAGCGCCGCGGCGTTCGTCTTCGAGACGGGCGAGGTCGTGCAGCGCACGTTCGGCTACGACCCCGACGCGGTCGCCGCCTGGGCGGCCTCGCTGCCGCAGCCCGCGGGCTGCCTCTACGAGAGCGGCCCCACGGGCTTCGACCTGCAGAGGAGGCTCGTCGCCCTCGGGCTGCCCTGCCACGTGGGCGCCGTCTCGAAGATGGTGCGGCCCTCGGGCGACCGCGTCAAGACCGACAGGAGGGACGCCCTTTTCCTCTCGAGGCTGCTGGCCGTGGGAGAGTTCGTCGAGTGCGCCCCTCCCACGCCGGCCATGGAGGCGGCGCGCGACCTGTCCCGCGCCCGCGAGGACGCGCGCGAGGCGCTGATGAGGGCGCGCCACCAGCTGTCGAAGTTCCTGCTCAGGAAGGGCCACGTGTGGCCGAAGGGCAGGTCCACGTGGACCAGGGCGCACCGCGAGTGGCTGCGCTCCATCGAGCTCGACGACCCGTGCGAGCGGCTCGTGCTCGAGGAGTACGTCGCGCAGGTCAGGGAGTGCGAGGAGCGCCGCGACCGCCTCGACTCGGCCATCGCCGAGAGGTCCGGCGCCGACGACCTCGCCGGCGTCACCTCCAGGCTCCGCGCCCTGCGCGGCGTCTCGACCGTCACCGCCTTCGGGATCGCCGTCGAGATCGGCGACTTCTCCCGCTTCGCCAGCCCCAGGGCGCTCATGTCCTACGTCGGCCTCGTGCCGTCGGAGTCGTCGTCGGGCGAGACGACCTCGAGGGGCGGGATCACCAAGACCGGCAACTCGCACGTCAGGCGGCTCCTCGTCGAGGCCGCCTGGCACCACGCCAGGCCCCTGTCGCCGGCCTCCGAGACCGACGTGGCCTCGTCGGCGGGGCTCCCGGCGGAGGCGGCGGGGATTGCGGCGCGGGCCAACCGCAGGCTGCACCGCAGGTACCTCGACCTAAGGGCGAAGGGGAAGGGCGCCAACGTCACCAACGTCGCCGTCGCCCGCGAGCTCGTCGGGTTCTGCTGGGCGCTCGCCCTCTGCGGGTGA
- a CDS encoding LysR family transcriptional regulator, whose protein sequence is MNFSTMDYFVALAEEKSFTKAAERLSVTQQTLSAHIAGVEAELGVRLVNRKVPLTLTYAGDVFLGYARRFQALRRTMGQEFLDISRDERGLLGVGVASTRGHMLMPATIARFQREHPGINVLLHESENQELVSLLKEGRVDLAVATVPDDEPGLVVRRLCREKIVMLVAEGLLRDVCDDVDEAVREAARGNLAPLARCPFMMLGKADEPGALSRRLLERSGVRPWVRVYSKNSETLIDLAARGMGACFVPRALAMRAMGDHPDARLRAVGLGEEAAITISAAWRDSDHVWSVILAFYELLATELAGGESAMLGLEEA, encoded by the coding sequence ATGAACTTCTCGACCATGGACTACTTCGTGGCGCTTGCGGAGGAGAAGAGCTTCACCAAGGCGGCCGAGCGGCTGTCCGTGACGCAGCAGACGCTGTCCGCGCACATCGCGGGCGTGGAGGCGGAGCTGGGCGTCAGGCTGGTGAACCGCAAGGTGCCGCTGACGCTGACGTACGCCGGCGACGTGTTTCTGGGCTACGCGCGGCGCTTCCAGGCGCTGCGGCGCACGATGGGGCAGGAGTTTCTGGACATCTCGCGCGACGAGCGCGGCCTTCTGGGCGTGGGCGTGGCCAGCACGCGCGGCCACATGCTGATGCCCGCCACGATCGCGCGCTTCCAGCGCGAGCACCCCGGCATCAACGTGCTGCTGCACGAGTCGGAAAACCAGGAGCTGGTGAGCCTTCTGAAGGAGGGGCGCGTGGACCTTGCCGTCGCGACGGTGCCGGACGACGAGCCCGGCCTGGTGGTGCGCAGGCTGTGTCGCGAGAAGATCGTGATGCTCGTGGCGGAGGGCCTCTTGCGGGACGTGTGCGACGACGTGGACGAGGCCGTGCGCGAGGCGGCGCGCGGCAACCTGGCGCCGCTTGCGCGCTGCCCGTTCATGATGCTGGGCAAGGCGGACGAGCCGGGGGCGCTCTCGCGCCGGCTGCTTGAGCGATCCGGCGTGCGTCCGTGGGTGCGCGTGTACTCCAAGAACTCCGAGACGCTGATAGACCTGGCGGCGCGCGGCATGGGCGCCTGCTTTGTGCCGCGCGCGCTTGCGATGCGCGCCATGGGCGACCACCCGGACGCGCGCCTGCGCGCCGTGGGCCTGGGCGAAGAGGCGGCCATCACCATCAGTGCGGCGTGGAGGGACTCCGACCACGTGTGGAGCGTGATCCTGGCGTTCTACGAGCTGCTGGCGACGGAGCTTGCCGGTGGCGAAAGCGCGATGCTCGGACTGGAGGAGGCGTGA
- the hisS gene encoding histidine--tRNA ligase, whose translation MAQKIQGTEDLYGGYMRAWQHMQDVARELFGAYGFDMIETPAIEQVDTFVHGIGESTDVVRKEMFRVFSGALMERLLDAGTESGLKAKQRMAMRPEGTAGVVRAAVENNFVPQGGAPVKLWYGEAMFRGERPQKGRLRQFHQVGVEWLGAPDPAADAECIIMLMEFYKRMGFDPKQLTLRINSMGDAACRPAYRQKVRDFILDHKDEMCEDCLERAEINPLRSFDCKNDHCREVMADAPLAKDNLCDDCAAHYAKVKQYLDEAGIDYVEDPTLVRGLDYYTRTVFEVECQGAGVGAIGGGGRYDGLMELEGGKPTPGIGFAVGFERMYLALQTLGVNVDGDEPACVYVACTGADERDAVFRATLALRQAGVRTEADYQGRSLKSQFKQADKHNARLCVVLGSDEVAAGVATLRDMSTHEQVQVPMADLASEVKSRLA comes from the coding sequence ATGGCTCAAAAGATCCAGGGTACCGAGGACCTGTACGGCGGGTACATGCGTGCGTGGCAGCACATGCAGGACGTCGCGCGCGAGCTCTTTGGCGCGTACGGGTTCGACATGATAGAGACCCCCGCCATCGAGCAGGTTGACACGTTCGTGCACGGCATCGGCGAGTCGACGGACGTCGTCCGCAAGGAGATGTTCCGCGTGTTCTCCGGCGCGCTCATGGAGCGCCTGCTGGACGCCGGCACGGAGAGCGGCCTGAAGGCGAAGCAGCGCATGGCGATGCGCCCGGAGGGAACGGCCGGCGTCGTGCGCGCCGCGGTCGAGAACAACTTCGTCCCGCAGGGCGGTGCCCCCGTCAAGCTGTGGTATGGCGAGGCGATGTTCCGCGGCGAGCGCCCGCAGAAGGGGCGCCTGCGCCAGTTCCACCAGGTGGGGGTCGAGTGGCTCGGCGCCCCGGACCCCGCGGCGGATGCCGAGTGCATCATCATGCTGATGGAGTTCTACAAGCGCATGGGCTTCGACCCCAAGCAGCTCACGCTCCGCATCAACTCGATGGGCGACGCCGCGTGCCGTCCCGCCTACCGCCAGAAGGTCCGCGACTTCATCCTCGACCACAAGGACGAGATGTGCGAGGACTGCCTGGAGCGCGCCGAGATCAACCCTCTGCGCAGCTTTGACTGCAAGAACGACCACTGCCGTGAGGTCATGGCGGACGCCCCTCTCGCGAAGGACAACCTGTGCGACGACTGCGCCGCGCACTACGCCAAGGTCAAGCAGTACCTGGACGAGGCCGGCATCGACTACGTCGAGGACCCCACGCTCGTTCGCGGGCTCGACTACTACACGCGCACCGTGTTCGAGGTCGAGTGCCAGGGCGCGGGCGTCGGCGCCATCGGTGGCGGCGGCCGCTACGACGGCCTGATGGAGCTCGAGGGCGGCAAGCCCACGCCGGGCATCGGCTTTGCCGTCGGCTTCGAGCGCATGTACCTGGCGCTCCAGACCCTCGGCGTAAACGTGGACGGCGACGAGCCCGCGTGCGTGTACGTCGCGTGCACCGGCGCCGACGAGCGCGACGCCGTCTTCCGCGCCACGCTCGCGCTTCGCCAGGCGGGCGTCCGCACCGAGGCGGACTACCAGGGCCGCTCGCTCAAGAGCCAGTTCAAGCAGGCGGACAAGCACAACGCGCGCCTGTGCGTCGTGCTCGGCTCCGACGAGGTCGCGGCCGGCGTGGCCACGCTTCGCGACATGTCCACGCACGAGCAGGTGCAGGTGCCCATGGCGGACCTCGCCAGCGAGGTGAAGTCCCGCCTGGCATAG